One genomic region from Drosophila subpulchrella strain 33 F10 #4 breed RU33 chromosome 2R, RU_Dsub_v1.1 Primary Assembly, whole genome shotgun sequence encodes:
- the LOC119552115 gene encoding probable N-acetyltransferase san, whose product MTRNSIELGDVTPHNIKQLKKLNTVVFPVSYNDKFYVDVLEAGELAKLAYYNDIVVGAVCCRIDTTENQRRLYIMTLGCLSPYRRLGIGTVMFEHIMNFAEKDGNFDSIFLHVQINNDGAIEFYKKFGFEIVDTKEQYYKRIEPADAHVLQKALRRTAPNSNSSANNTTANSNSRSKARQFTFV is encoded by the exons ATGACCAG GAACAGCATCGAACTGGGTGATGTGACGCCCCACAACATCAAGCAGCTTAAGAAGCTCAACACCGTAGTGTTTCCGGTCTCCTACAACGACAAGTTCTACGTGGACGTCCTGGAGGCCGGCGAACTGGCCAAATTGGCCTACTACAACGACATTGTCGTGGGCGCCGTCTGCTGTCGCATCGACACCACTGAGAACCAGCGGCGTCTGTACATCATGACCCTGGGATGCCTGTCCCCGTACCGCCGGTTGGGCATCGGCACCGTCATGTTCGAGCACATCATGAACTTTGCCGAGAAGGACGGAAACTTTGACAGCATTTTTCT ACATGTTCAAATCAACAACGACGGAGCCATCGAATTCTACAAGAAGTTTGGCTTCGAGATCGTGGACACCAAGGAGCAATACTACAAGCGCATCGAGCCGGCGGACGCCCATGTCCTGCAGAAGGCGCTGCGACGCACTGCACCCAACTCCAACAGCTCCGCCAACAATACCACCGCCAACTCGAATTCCCGTAGTAAAGCACGCCAGTTCACGTTTGTGTAA